The following coding sequences lie in one Candidatus Nitrospira allomarina genomic window:
- a CDS encoding STAS domain-containing protein, with translation MQCGIQILPDAVVIRILGLPDHSLGEMFEKAAARAISLDYRKVLVDFSDVESMGPMGLTFCGYGLYHLQQLHIPVALIQPPASLLPVLCRHGIKEFPSVLSHEYDVRTLN, from the coding sequence ATGCAATGTGGAATTCAGATTTTACCGGATGCCGTTGTTATTCGCATATTGGGTTTGCCGGATCATTCTCTCGGGGAGATGTTTGAAAAGGCTGCAGCGCGAGCGATAAGTCTGGACTATCGAAAAGTCCTCGTTGATTTTTCCGATGTGGAATCCATGGGCCCGATGGGCCTGACTTTTTGTGGGTATGGACTCTATCACCTTCAGCAATTACATATTCCTGTCGCACTGATTCAACCTCCGGCCTCGCTCCTTCCTGTTCTTTGCCGGCATGGGATAAAAGAGTTTCCATCAGTCCTTTCCCATGAATATGATGTCAGAACGCTGAATTAA
- the ndk gene encoding nucleoside-diphosphate kinase: MSERTLAIIKPDAVAKHAIGDIIRRYEEAGLFPVAMKMMRLSKGVAEGFYAVHRERPFFNDLTTYMSSGPVVVMVLEGKDAVKTHRDLMGATDPKKAAPGTIRAAHGASIEANAVHGSDSTENAQIEIRYFFAESNLG, from the coding sequence ATGTCAGAGCGGACGTTAGCGATTATTAAGCCTGATGCGGTGGCCAAACATGCGATTGGTGATATTATCCGCCGCTATGAAGAAGCCGGGTTGTTTCCGGTTGCTATGAAAATGATGCGGTTATCCAAAGGGGTGGCGGAAGGGTTTTATGCTGTGCATCGAGAACGCCCCTTCTTTAATGACTTGACGACCTATATGAGTTCGGGGCCGGTGGTGGTTATGGTGTTGGAAGGGAAGGACGCGGTCAAAACACACCGTGACCTGATGGGCGCGACCGATCCCAAGAAAGCCGCTCCGGGTACCATTCGGGCTGCGCATGGGGCTTCTATTGAGGCCAATGCGGTGCATGGGTCCGATTCCACGGAGAATGCGCAAATTGAGATTCGCTACTTTTTCGCAGAATCCAATCTGGGCTAG
- the tyrS gene encoding tyrosine--tRNA ligase, which produces MTPSEINRQLDLILRGTVEVIQLDELKSKLAESLKEQRPLKIKAGFDPTAPDLHLGHTVLIQKLKHFQELGHQVIFLIGDFTGMIGDPTGVSETRVALTKEQVLANAKTYEQQIFKTLDPQKTRIEFNSHWMSGMRVEKMVELCSHYSVARMLERDDFSKRYREQKHISVHEFLYPLVQGYDSVVLEADVELGGTDQKFNLLVGRDLQRDYGQKPQVVLTMPLLEGTDGVRKMSKSFGNYIALEDRPADMFGKLMSISDVLMLRYYELLTVRNLDEVKHQHPMEAKMALAEQIVRQYHGSDAVEEAKADFQQRFQKRDFPDEPDARVKLTLTDFNNPQDYSMPVVDLLMRTGLVPSKSEARRLVSQGGVQVDGEKLADPNGMMTFEPGRSYPMKIGKRKFAIIEFRE; this is translated from the coding sequence ATGACACCTTCAGAAATCAACCGGCAGCTGGACCTTATTCTTCGGGGAACCGTGGAAGTCATTCAACTCGACGAATTAAAAAGCAAATTAGCGGAGTCTTTGAAAGAACAGCGTCCTCTCAAAATTAAAGCCGGGTTTGATCCTACGGCGCCGGACCTGCATCTGGGCCATACCGTGTTAATCCAAAAACTTAAGCACTTTCAGGAGTTGGGCCATCAAGTCATTTTTCTTATCGGGGATTTTACTGGCATGATCGGCGATCCGACCGGGGTGTCGGAAACCCGGGTGGCGCTGACGAAAGAGCAAGTGCTGGCCAATGCGAAAACCTATGAACAACAGATTTTCAAAACTCTGGACCCACAGAAAACCCGTATTGAATTCAATAGTCATTGGATGAGTGGCATGCGGGTGGAAAAGATGGTGGAGTTGTGTTCACATTATAGCGTGGCACGCATGTTGGAGCGGGACGATTTCTCAAAACGATACCGGGAGCAAAAGCATATTAGTGTGCATGAATTTCTTTATCCTTTGGTGCAGGGGTACGACTCGGTCGTGTTGGAAGCCGATGTGGAGTTGGGTGGAACCGATCAAAAATTTAACCTCCTCGTCGGGCGTGACTTGCAGCGGGATTACGGCCAAAAACCGCAGGTGGTGCTCACCATGCCGTTGTTAGAAGGCACGGATGGGGTCCGAAAAATGAGTAAAAGCTTTGGAAATTATATCGCCTTGGAAGATCGTCCGGCAGACATGTTCGGGAAGCTGATGTCTATTAGCGATGTCCTGATGCTGCGCTATTACGAACTGTTGACGGTCCGCAATTTAGATGAGGTCAAGCATCAACATCCGATGGAGGCCAAAATGGCCCTGGCCGAACAGATTGTTCGTCAATATCATGGAAGCGATGCAGTGGAAGAGGCCAAGGCCGATTTTCAGCAGCGTTTTCAAAAGCGGGATTTTCCCGATGAGCCGGATGCCCGTGTGAAACTGACTCTCACGGATTTTAACAACCCCCAAGATTATTCCATGCCTGTGGTTGACCTCCTGATGCGGACGGGCTTAGTGCCCAGTAAATCTGAAGCCAGACGACTCGTTTCCCAGGGTGGGGTCCAGGTGGACGGAGAAAAGCTTGCGGACCCAAACGGGATGATGACCTTCGAGCCTGGCCGATCCTATCCGATGAAAATCGGCAAGCGAAAATTTGCGATCATTGAATTCAGGGAATAG
- the gcvH gene encoding glycine cleavage system protein GcvH, with product MEPQDLRFHKEHEWIRVEGKKATLGISNFAQDALGDVVFVDVPKVGTSLQAEDQLGEVESTKATSTIYTPVTGKILQVNTELEDHPELLNQDPYGKGWIAVLELADPGEVDGLMTPEQYTAFLASQES from the coding sequence ATGGAGCCACAGGATTTACGATTTCACAAGGAACACGAATGGATTCGCGTTGAAGGGAAAAAGGCGACCTTAGGTATTAGCAATTTTGCTCAGGATGCCCTGGGCGATGTGGTCTTTGTGGACGTTCCTAAAGTCGGAACCTCGCTGCAAGCTGAAGATCAATTGGGAGAAGTGGAGTCGACCAAAGCCACTTCGACGATTTACACGCCGGTTACCGGAAAAATACTTCAAGTGAATACAGAACTTGAGGACCATCCCGAATTGCTCAATCAGGATCCCTATGGCAAGGGGTGGATCGCGGTGCTGGAATTAGCCGATCCTGGTGAGGTGGATGGGTTGATGACGCCGGAGCAATACACGGCATTTTTAGCCTCACAGGAATCATGA
- the htpX gene encoding protease HtpX — protein MKKLKGIGLLLIANILIFITLSISFTVLSEMILPAFGIDLRGSIAQMDLLWAFVIGFGGAFISLAFSKQMARAFIDCTQITEPRNQAERIVFDTVQKISEKLGISMPEVWIYESPDPNAFATGPTKNNSMVAVSTGLLNNLNEGEVRAVLAHEMGHVYNGDMFTTTVLAGLMNTFVYFISRFIYRQVAERNEALGFGVYIVLQIVLSVLAMIPISWWSRRREFAADRFAANTVGKEHMISALEGIDRWVQRTQFEYSSQDALATMKISGKSHSFMQIFATHPPIEARVNALRQL, from the coding sequence ATGAAAAAACTTAAAGGAATTGGTCTATTACTGATTGCCAATATCCTCATCTTTATCACCCTCTCAATCTCGTTCACCGTGTTGTCTGAGATGATTCTCCCGGCCTTCGGAATCGATCTCCGTGGATCAATCGCTCAAATGGATCTGTTATGGGCATTTGTCATTGGGTTTGGTGGCGCATTTATCAGTTTGGCCTTTTCCAAACAAATGGCCAGGGCCTTTATAGACTGCACGCAAATCACAGAACCGCGAAACCAGGCGGAAAGAATCGTATTTGACACCGTCCAAAAAATATCTGAAAAGTTAGGCATTTCCATGCCGGAAGTATGGATATATGAATCCCCGGACCCTAACGCGTTTGCCACCGGGCCCACAAAAAATAACTCGATGGTGGCCGTCTCAACCGGCCTGCTCAACAACCTGAATGAAGGTGAAGTGCGAGCCGTCCTGGCTCATGAAATGGGCCATGTCTACAACGGCGATATGTTTACCACAACCGTGTTGGCAGGGCTGATGAATACATTTGTCTACTTTATTAGCCGGTTTATCTACCGGCAGGTAGCCGAACGCAATGAGGCATTAGGATTCGGAGTATATATCGTTCTGCAAATCGTTCTCTCCGTACTAGCGATGATTCCCATTAGCTGGTGGTCCCGCCGACGGGAATTTGCAGCCGACCGGTTCGCAGCCAACACCGTAGGCAAAGAACACATGATCTCGGCTCTGGAGGGGATTGATCGTTGGGTGCAACGCACCCAATTTGAATATAGCTCCCAAGACGCGCTGGCGACGATGAAAATATCCGGGAAATCGCACAGCTTCATGCAGATATTTGCGACTCACCCGCCGATTGAAGCGAGAGTGAATGCATTACGGCAACTCTAA
- a CDS encoding ComEA family DNA-binding protein, translated as MKDIEPQRSLASPLQVSDRHAGQISWASSLLLKLVLLGMGVLFVYWVGWPQPSLSPVVSIEHSGVQPSHTLASGSAGDPDEVVSVVPFAGRNVVQPLQDGVEGEGGQSREVAAFPVDLNDGTLAELEHLPGIGPILAGRIVAHRTSHGAFRRIDDLALVPGIGKKRLEQLRPLVGVRASTIAIGIGS; from the coding sequence ATGAAAGACATCGAACCGCAGAGGTCGCTTGCCAGCCCGCTGCAAGTATCTGATAGGCATGCAGGCCAAATTTCCTGGGCAAGTTCGCTCCTCTTGAAATTGGTCTTGTTGGGAATGGGGGTCTTGTTTGTCTATTGGGTCGGTTGGCCGCAACCGTCTCTTTCTCCAGTTGTTTCGATCGAACATTCAGGTGTTCAGCCATCACACACCCTTGCTTCCGGTTCAGCAGGTGATCCTGACGAGGTTGTGAGCGTGGTACCGTTTGCGGGGAGAAATGTGGTTCAGCCTCTTCAGGATGGGGTGGAGGGAGAAGGCGGGCAATCCAGGGAAGTCGCGGCGTTTCCCGTTGACTTGAATGACGGCACATTAGCTGAATTAGAGCATCTTCCTGGTATTGGACCAATCCTGGCAGGACGAATCGTGGCCCATCGAACGTCTCATGGAGCATTTAGACGCATTGACGATTTGGCTCTGGTGCCGGGTATTGGAAAAAAACGGTTGGAGCAACTGCGCCCCCTTGTTGGTGTTCGCGCCTCAACCATAGCGATAGGGATCGGGAGTTAA
- a CDS encoding lipopolysaccharide kinase InaA family protein produces MSRPAKRHVRKLSLEVAGQKKKFFLKQSGFLSFHLFLKSWCRLQVPLSGTARELLLLELFRDQGIPVMNAVAWGEHTVLGWPVRGFILVEEVVGREFVDVYRGASLRVRRRLFRLYGELMGTLHRIGIDSKVRPEDLICVSDNYKDFRNCFVVIDREHGRPYLMGLSIEQCGIRLGDIWAKGMYRIGLGERSELLAFLSGYLTAAGQRSVSEGRDAISANLVKRASRRAAKVLYHDNRFEMLRTGFQVQYGIGLDRFIP; encoded by the coding sequence GTGTCCCGCCCTGCCAAACGACATGTCCGCAAACTTTCTCTTGAGGTCGCAGGACAGAAAAAGAAGTTCTTTCTCAAGCAAAGCGGTTTTCTATCATTTCATCTGTTTTTGAAATCATGGTGCCGGCTCCAGGTGCCTCTTTCGGGCACGGCCCGAGAGCTTTTGCTTCTTGAGTTATTTCGAGACCAGGGCATTCCGGTGATGAATGCCGTCGCCTGGGGAGAACATACGGTTCTGGGCTGGCCTGTGAGGGGTTTTATTTTAGTTGAAGAGGTGGTGGGTAGGGAGTTTGTGGACGTCTACCGAGGAGCATCTCTGCGAGTTCGTCGGCGCCTGTTTCGCCTGTACGGTGAATTGATGGGGACGCTCCATCGAATAGGAATTGATTCCAAGGTTCGACCCGAAGATCTCATTTGTGTTTCCGATAACTATAAAGATTTTCGAAATTGTTTTGTGGTGATTGACCGCGAACATGGGCGACCGTATTTGATGGGACTCTCAATAGAGCAATGCGGAATTCGTTTGGGGGATATCTGGGCCAAGGGAATGTATCGAATTGGACTGGGTGAACGTAGCGAATTGCTGGCCTTTCTCTCCGGCTATCTCACAGCTGCCGGGCAACGAAGTGTCTCTGAGGGGCGTGACGCGATCTCTGCGAATCTGGTAAAACGGGCGTCTCGTCGAGCGGCTAAAGTTTTGTATCATGACAATCGTTTTGAGATGCTGCGAACTGGATTTCAGGTCCAATATGGTATTGGCCTCGATAGATTCATACCTTGA
- a CDS encoding cupredoxin domain-containing protein, whose translation MRKSFILDIFSVKHYTRLILSLVVVTGYWSFSDRPYAQSAESSLPPIVEEPFGQQVMISMESYAFTPSEVVVKAGKPLTLTLSNQSFLVPHNFLLDDSSGTRLVDVDISSGDTKAVTLTLTEPGIYTFYCDKQLLFFPTHREQGMEGRLIVH comes from the coding sequence ATGAGGAAATCATTTATTCTAGACATTTTTTCTGTAAAACATTATACACGATTGATATTGAGTCTTGTCGTGGTGACGGGCTATTGGAGTTTTTCCGACCGTCCATACGCCCAATCGGCGGAGTCCTCCTTGCCTCCAATAGTAGAGGAACCTTTCGGACAACAGGTAATGATCAGTATGGAAAGTTATGCCTTTACGCCATCGGAAGTGGTGGTGAAAGCGGGTAAACCGCTGACCCTGACTCTGAGTAATCAGTCTTTTCTGGTTCCTCACAATTTTTTGCTGGATGACTCCAGCGGCACTCGTCTGGTGGATGTGGATATTTCCAGCGGCGATACGAAAGCTGTCACCCTCACGTTGACCGAGCCCGGCATCTATACTTTTTATTGCGATAAACAGCTTCTGTTCTTTCCCACGCATCGTGAGCAAGGGATGGAAGGCCGTCTCATCGTTCACTAG
- a CDS encoding 2-dehydropantoate 2-reductase — MKEILFVGAGSVGGYFGAHLARHNPNVSFLLRPRTREAVAKNGLTIRSAIGESFTVHPPVASDPEELPRPDLIVLGIKAYDLDEVMNQIEPVLKPDTIILTLQNGVTIEDTLMVRFGRERIVGGVAFIYSKIAEPGVINHYKKGMVTIGEPLGMETPRLQAILALLKRGGIPCFINPDIRRAKWEKMCWNCVFNPLTVLLNDRVAKALDHPEFQPVIATVVREVSAVAMAVHRVPLDEDMPEKVVKWAQELRDIHTSMYDDWLAGRPTEIDELNGFITEQGKAFGVPTPMNDMLTAFIKAMTVSRPSTEAMIQVDGAILQTLDFTRTTLAQLPATHQVSELPTLMPGMNVRGVKLQAILDVVTLNVGTDHVTFESQDGKFSASLTIKQAAEFGILVYEQNGAPFPSERGGPFRLVTPGLGDMCANVKQVGKIIFSKGLISDSRPPQVCPEKE, encoded by the coding sequence ATGAAGGAGATTTTATTTGTGGGGGCGGGGTCCGTTGGGGGATATTTTGGGGCTCACCTGGCTCGCCACAATCCGAATGTGTCGTTCCTCCTGCGACCGCGTACCAGGGAGGCCGTGGCTAAAAACGGGCTGACCATCCGGAGCGCAATTGGTGAGAGCTTTACCGTGCATCCCCCCGTCGCTTCCGATCCCGAGGAACTGCCCCGCCCGGATTTAATCGTGCTCGGGATCAAAGCTTATGACCTGGATGAGGTTATGAACCAGATTGAACCGGTACTGAAACCGGATACCATTATTCTGACCTTGCAAAATGGGGTGACGATTGAGGATACCCTGATGGTCCGCTTTGGCCGGGAGCGGATTGTGGGCGGGGTGGCATTTATCTATTCGAAGATCGCCGAGCCGGGGGTGATCAACCATTATAAGAAAGGCATGGTGACTATTGGGGAACCGTTGGGGATGGAAACTCCCAGACTCCAAGCCATCCTGGCGTTATTGAAAAGGGGAGGGATTCCCTGTTTCATTAATCCTGATATCCGGCGGGCCAAGTGGGAGAAAATGTGTTGGAATTGTGTGTTTAATCCGTTGACGGTGTTGCTGAACGATCGGGTAGCAAAAGCCTTGGATCATCCGGAGTTTCAACCGGTCATCGCAACCGTCGTGCGGGAAGTTTCGGCCGTGGCCATGGCGGTGCACCGTGTACCGCTGGATGAGGATATGCCGGAGAAGGTCGTCAAATGGGCTCAAGAACTTCGAGATATCCATACGTCGATGTATGATGATTGGTTGGCCGGACGGCCTACCGAGATTGATGAACTGAATGGTTTTATCACCGAACAAGGCAAGGCGTTTGGAGTGCCCACTCCCATGAATGATATGTTGACGGCGTTCATAAAGGCCATGACCGTATCCAGGCCTTCCACTGAGGCCATGATACAGGTGGACGGAGCCATTTTGCAGACTCTCGACTTCACGCGAACGACGCTGGCACAACTTCCTGCCACGCATCAGGTGTCTGAACTGCCCACGTTGATGCCGGGAATGAATGTGCGTGGCGTCAAACTTCAAGCAATACTTGATGTTGTAACGCTTAATGTGGGAACCGATCATGTGACCTTCGAATCGCAGGACGGAAAATTCTCAGCCAGTCTGACCATCAAGCAAGCTGCAGAATTCGGCATTCTGGTGTATGAACAGAATGGCGCGCCGTTTCCTTCCGAACGAGGCGGGCCGTTTCGCCTGGTCACTCCGGGATTGGGTGATATGTGCGCCAATGTGAAACAGGTTGGCAAAATCATCTTTTCCAAGGGTCTGATTTCGGATAGCCGTCCACCTCAAGTCTGTCCAGAGAAAGAATAA
- the trmL gene encoding tRNA (uridine(34)/cytosine(34)/5-carboxymethylaminomethyluridine(34)-2'-O)-methyltransferase TrmL has product MLDVVLYEPEIPPNTGNIIRLCANTGFGLHLIHPLGFELDDKRARRAGLDYHELARMKDYPTLQDYLNAQKPSRIFAITTKGKRPYHDVAFQLGDALYFGPETRGLPAHILEALPPDHRLRIPMRPDSRSLNLSNAVAVVVYEAWRQLQFHGAK; this is encoded by the coding sequence ATGTTGGATGTTGTCCTCTACGAACCGGAAATTCCGCCGAACACCGGGAATATTATTCGTCTGTGTGCCAATACCGGGTTCGGTTTGCATCTGATTCATCCGTTGGGATTTGAATTGGATGACAAGCGGGCCCGTCGGGCCGGATTGGATTATCATGAATTGGCCCGGATGAAGGATTATCCCACCCTCCAAGACTATCTGAATGCTCAAAAGCCCTCACGTATTTTTGCGATCACCACAAAAGGGAAGCGGCCCTATCACGACGTGGCTTTTCAGCTTGGCGATGCCTTGTACTTTGGTCCCGAGACGAGAGGCTTACCTGCCCATATTTTAGAAGCGCTTCCTCCAGACCACCGGTTACGCATTCCGATGCGGCCTGATTCTCGTAGTTTAAACTTGAGCAATGCGGTTGCTGTGGTGGTCTATGAGGCATGGCGGCAGCTGCAGTTTCATGGTGCCAAATAA
- a CDS encoding DoxX family protein, translating to MKRVMNIILCVLLGIFFIAAGGAKLMGSESQVEHFAQWGYPIWFLYLTGMIEVGGGICLFIPKTQWYGIVVLSITMVGAALTHLMAGEMGAVPVPLVLLGLLFLLAWMIREPPRKNGANHWSS from the coding sequence ATGAAGCGTGTGATGAACATTATCCTGTGTGTGTTGTTAGGGATTTTTTTTATTGCGGCAGGGGGAGCCAAGCTCATGGGCAGTGAGTCCCAGGTTGAACATTTTGCGCAATGGGGGTATCCGATTTGGTTTTTGTATTTGACCGGAATGATTGAAGTCGGAGGCGGGATCTGTTTATTTATACCGAAGACGCAGTGGTATGGCATTGTGGTCTTGAGCATCACCATGGTGGGTGCCGCGCTGACACACCTGATGGCTGGAGAAATGGGTGCTGTGCCGGTTCCACTTGTGCTTCTTGGTCTTTTGTTTCTATTGGCTTGGATGATCCGGGAACCTCCCAGAAAGAATGGAGCCAATCACTGGTCTTCCTAA
- a CDS encoding tetratricopeptide repeat protein: MTTWLKICSLLVCLGILAGCGRTRPPHGPPVSDAIPPPTVESVPDDPNKGIVSSPSEVPPEIQQVHVQLFQRSKEQFEEKDYPQAIRGLTRLLALLPGEPLEVQSRWLLAQAYRQVGEWEAARDQYRILTVAGNANPYQDGAQLQFNELQRLLEQFTMPPLDTQAIRLTLEQLPASGGFDQGIKKMKADGITTLLIDLGCEGAGFHTDLQQTSRAPRHLLDLQTLLRSYVERSHQLHLLVYVGVNLRCIGNWHDSPLPEWRDGRYNTTTRQVQDSRFFDIFHPEYQRFLDQFLTHLSEEGVDGLVFLDDYPMGRYDGLSRSGLTRFQTAFGVSFDPARTFHPGFDPLRASKGASRSTQPSGVPNEDSVFWRWAGWKARERLTVVEQLMGQLRKRHLTVQCGLELHPHGLTDPVRALVDYAQDAMEAIRRPFSFFFVRPEIDRHSSSDQVSAIEKLRRISTKAVLTRLLPVLDDPRRVWVSMPAERGKRIVPGTAGSSPSLLGEFPSGIGVVHDLRAFS; this comes from the coding sequence ATGACAACATGGTTGAAAATATGTAGTTTGCTGGTGTGTCTGGGGATCTTAGCCGGATGCGGGCGTACACGGCCTCCCCATGGACCACCGGTGAGTGATGCCATTCCTCCCCCTACCGTGGAATCCGTTCCGGATGATCCCAATAAAGGAATCGTGTCGTCCCCATCTGAAGTTCCTCCTGAAATTCAACAGGTTCACGTGCAACTCTTTCAACGGTCCAAGGAACAATTTGAGGAAAAAGACTATCCGCAGGCCATCAGGGGACTGACGCGCTTGCTGGCGCTTCTTCCTGGGGAGCCCCTTGAAGTCCAAAGCCGATGGTTGTTGGCTCAGGCCTATCGTCAGGTTGGGGAATGGGAAGCCGCCAGGGATCAGTACCGCATACTCACCGTTGCGGGGAACGCCAATCCTTATCAGGACGGTGCTCAATTGCAGTTCAATGAACTTCAACGGTTACTTGAACAATTTACGATGCCTCCTCTCGATACTCAGGCCATCCGGTTAACTCTTGAACAATTGCCGGCCAGTGGAGGGTTTGACCAGGGAATTAAAAAGATGAAGGCTGATGGAATCACCACCCTGTTGATTGATTTGGGTTGTGAGGGAGCCGGATTCCACACCGATCTACAGCAGACGTCGCGGGCGCCTCGCCATCTGCTTGATCTCCAGACGCTCCTGCGTTCCTATGTGGAACGCAGTCATCAGTTGCATCTGTTGGTGTATGTGGGAGTGAATCTCCGTTGTATTGGCAATTGGCATGATTCCCCTCTGCCTGAATGGCGTGACGGCAGGTATAATACGACCACCCGCCAGGTTCAGGACTCCAGGTTTTTTGATATTTTTCATCCGGAGTATCAACGATTTCTCGATCAATTTCTCACGCATCTTTCCGAGGAAGGCGTGGACGGTCTTGTGTTTCTCGACGATTATCCTATGGGGAGGTATGACGGGCTGTCACGGTCGGGATTGACCCGTTTTCAAACCGCCTTCGGAGTGAGTTTTGATCCTGCACGGACCTTCCACCCTGGGTTTGATCCCCTCAGGGCCTCGAAAGGGGCGAGTCGATCAACCCAGCCTTCAGGCGTTCCTAATGAAGATTCCGTGTTTTGGCGCTGGGCGGGGTGGAAGGCTCGTGAGCGATTGACTGTTGTTGAGCAGTTGATGGGCCAGCTTCGCAAACGCCACTTGACGGTTCAATGCGGTCTGGAGCTCCACCCCCATGGATTGACCGATCCGGTTCGGGCTCTGGTGGACTATGCTCAGGACGCAATGGAAGCCATCCGGCGACCGTTTTCCTTTTTCTTTGTGCGGCCGGAAATTGACCGTCACTCCTCGTCCGACCAAGTGTCGGCGATTGAGAAGCTCAGGCGCATTTCGACGAAGGCGGTATTAACCCGCTTGCTTCCCGTCCTTGACGATCCGCGACGGGTTTGGGTGAGTATGCCGGCGGAGAGAGGAAAGCGCATTGTGCCGGGAACAGCCGGGAGCAGTCCCTCACTGCTCGGTGAGTTTCCTTCGGGAATTGGTGTCGTGCACGATCTTCGCGCATTTTCTTGA
- the lpdA gene encoding dihydrolipoyl dehydrogenase: MTTSPHIVIIGSGPGGYVAAIRAAQLGARVTILEEQVLGGVCLNWGCIPSKTLLGFIDLGERVRHAQPFGLNIEGPVSYDLARMVARKEEVVRGLVKGIGTLLKQWKITHVPGRGELVNDRQVRVTHLDGSSSTIDADAIILATGSSWPQLPQFPIDGQRVLTSKEALDLTVIPRSMVIVGGGVEGCEFACLLSGLGSEVSLVEMMPSVLPLEDEDTISTMTRELKKRKIHLYLNTQITDWVALDEGVQATLASGEELVTDHLLVSVGRRLNSGRLGLDQVGVQVGTRGEILINEKMETSVPGVYAIGDVTGKYMLAHVASAQGKVAVSNAMGRPQAINYDVIPAGIFTLPEIGRVGLTEAQARERGLAVAVGRFKYAGLGKAQAVGEPFGHFKVISDEQTKKILGVHIIGAHAADLIHEAAMAMQGGLTVEDLANMIHAHPTFSEGLMEAAEDVEGMAIHQARKR, from the coding sequence ATGACCACCTCGCCCCACATTGTCATTATTGGATCAGGTCCTGGTGGGTATGTGGCGGCTATTCGCGCCGCCCAATTAGGGGCCAGGGTGACGATCCTTGAGGAACAGGTGCTTGGAGGGGTGTGCCTGAATTGGGGCTGTATTCCCAGTAAAACCCTGTTGGGCTTTATTGATCTTGGCGAACGTGTTCGGCATGCCCAGCCGTTTGGCCTCAACATTGAGGGGCCTGTGAGCTATGACCTTGCCCGGATGGTTGCACGTAAGGAGGAGGTGGTTCGTGGGCTTGTAAAGGGGATCGGCACCTTGTTGAAGCAGTGGAAAATTACCCACGTGCCGGGACGAGGAGAATTGGTGAATGACCGGCAGGTGCGGGTTACCCATCTTGATGGGTCTTCATCCACCATTGATGCCGATGCCATTATTCTTGCCACAGGTTCTTCCTGGCCTCAACTGCCTCAGTTTCCCATTGATGGCCAACGCGTGTTGACTAGTAAGGAGGCTCTGGATCTGACGGTGATTCCCCGGAGCATGGTGATTGTCGGTGGTGGGGTGGAAGGATGTGAGTTTGCCTGCTTGTTGAGCGGGCTGGGATCGGAAGTGAGTCTTGTCGAAATGATGCCGTCCGTGCTGCCACTTGAGGATGAAGATACGATTTCCACCATGACGCGTGAGTTGAAAAAACGCAAGATTCACCTCTATCTCAATACGCAGATTACGGATTGGGTGGCTCTTGATGAGGGAGTGCAAGCAACGCTGGCGTCGGGGGAAGAACTGGTTACAGACCACCTGCTAGTTTCGGTCGGGCGTCGTCTGAACTCCGGCCGGTTAGGGCTGGATCAGGTTGGCGTGCAGGTGGGAACCAGGGGTGAGATTCTGATCAATGAAAAAATGGAAACCTCCGTCCCCGGTGTTTATGCGATCGGAGATGTGACGGGAAAATACATGTTGGCGCATGTCGCCTCGGCTCAAGGAAAAGTGGCAGTTTCAAACGCGATGGGCCGGCCGCAGGCCATTAACTATGATGTCATTCCTGCAGGGATTTTTACCTTACCGGAAATCGGGCGTGTCGGACTGACTGAGGCCCAGGCCCGGGAACGTGGGTTGGCGGTCGCGGTCGGGCGATTTAAATATGCCGGTCTCGGAAAAGCACAGGCCGTTGGGGAGCCGTTTGGACATTTCAAAGTAATTTCGGATGAACAGACCAAGAAAATTCTTGGCGTCCATATTATCGGTGCTCATGCGGCGGACCTTATTCATGAAGCCGCCATGGCCATGCAGGGTGGGTTGACTGTTGAAGATCTCGCCAACATGATCCATGCGCATCCGACTTTTTCGGAAGGGTTGATGGAGGCAGCCGAGGATGTGGAGGGCATGGCCATTCACCAGGCGCGAAAGCGCTGA